Within the Gammaproteobacteria bacterium genome, the region TGCAGTGCGATCCCTGCGCCGGCGGCGCGATTCAGTCGTTCGTCCGCCAGTGGCCGAGCCGGGTCTGCAGCCGGACCAGCGCCTGGCTGTGGATCTGGCTGACGCGCGACTCGCTGACCCCGATCACCGCACCGATCTCACGCAGGTTGAGGTCCTCTTCATAATAGAGCGTGAGGACCAGGCGTTCGCGATCGGGCAATCCGGAGATCGCCTCCGCGAGATTGCGCTTGAAATCATCGCGCTGCACGCCCTCGAACGGCCCGTTGTCACCCTTGCCGAAGCGCGAGGGAACGGCATCCTCGCTCATGCCCATCTCCTCGAAACTCAGCAGCCGGCAGCCGCTCGCGTCCTGCAGCGTCTTGTGATACTCGTCCAGGCTCATGCCGAGCACCTTGGCCACCTCATGGTCCCTGGCGTCTCGGCCGGTGGCGTTCTCGATCTCGCGCACGGCATCGGCGACCTGGCGCGCCTTGCGGTGCACCGAGCGCGGCGCCCAGTCGCCCTTGCGGATCTCGTCGAGCATGGAGCCGCGGATGCGTATGCCCGCGTAGGTCTCGAAGCTCGCCCCCTGGCCGGCATCGTAGTTGCGCGCCGCCTCGAGCAGGCCGATCATCCCGGCCTGGATCAGGTCGTCGACCTGAACGCTCGGCGGCAGCCTGCTCATGATGTGGTAGGCGATGCGCTTCACGAGTGAAGCGTATTGCGTCACCACTTCCTGATACCCTTTATCCTCGTTGTCTATCGGTGTATACATGGCTGGTTTATTCATGATATGCCCACAGTTGTCCTGCCGCCGTTGTTGTTTACGAACAGTCTTTCCACGAAAAATTCGATACAGCCGCTTGCCGC harbors:
- a CDS encoding RNA polymerase sigma factor FliA, with the translated sequence MNKPAMYTPIDNEDKGYQEVVTQYASLVKRIAYHIMSRLPPSVQVDDLIQAGMIGLLEAARNYDAGQGASFETYAGIRIRGSMLDEIRKGDWAPRSVHRKARQVADAVREIENATGRDARDHEVAKVLGMSLDEYHKTLQDASGCRLLSFEEMGMSEDAVPSRFGKGDNGPFEGVQRDDFKRNLAEAISGLPDRERLVLTLYYEEDLNLREIGAVIGVSESRVSQIHSQALVRLQTRLGHWRTND